In one Alnus glutinosa chromosome 12, dhAlnGlut1.1, whole genome shotgun sequence genomic region, the following are encoded:
- the LOC133852480 gene encoding gibberellin receptor GID1C-like, translated as MAGSNEVNLNESKMVVPLNTWVLISNFKLAYNLLRRPDGTFNRHLAEFLDRKVPANAKPVDGVFSFDVIIDRSTSLLSRIYRPAQDGESQLNLLDLEKPMTAEVVPVIIFFHGGSFAHSSANSAIYDTLCRRLVGICKAVVVSVNYRRAPENRYPCAYEDGWGALKWVNSRSWLQSKDSKVHIYLAGDSSGGNIVHHVASRAVESDIEVLGNILLNPMFGGEERTESEKRFDGKYFVTIQDRDWYWKAFLPEGEDRDHPACNPFGPKGKILEGIKFPKSLVVVAGLDLIQDWQLAYVKGLEKAGQEVKLLYLEQATIGFYLLPNNSHFYTVMDEISNFVSSDC; from the exons ATGGCTGGGAGTAATGAAGTCAACCTCAACGAGTCCAag ATGGTTGTACCTCTGAATACATGGGTCCTGATATCCAACTTCAAGTTGGCTTACAATCTTCTTCGCCGTCCTGATGGCACTTTCAACCGGCACTTAGCGGAGTTCCTTGATCGGAAAGTACCAGCAAATGCAAAGCCAGTTGATGGGGTTTTCTCATTTGATGTGATTATTGACCGTAGTACTAGCCTCCTTAGCCGGATCTATCGACCAGCCCAAGATGGAGAATCTCAGTTAAACCTTCTTGATCTTGAGAAGCCTATGACTGCCGAGGTTGTCCCAGTGATTATCTTTTTTCATGGTGGAAGCTTTGCTCACTCCTCTGCAAACAGTGCTATATATGATACTCTTTGTCGCCGACTAGTGGGCATTTGTAAGGCTGTTGTGGTCTCTGTGAATTATCGCCGAGCACCTGAAAATAGATACCCATGTGCTTATGAAGATGGATGGGGAGCTCTTAAGTGGGTTAACTCGAGGTCATGGCTTCAAAGTAAGGACTCAAAAGTTCATATATACTTGGCTGGTGATAGTTCTGGAGGTAACATTGTACATCATGTTGCTTCGCGAGCAGTAGAGTCAGATATTGAAGTTTTGGGCAATATACTGCTCAACCCAATGTTTGGTGGGGAAGAGAGGACTGAATCTGAAAAGCGATTTGATGGAAAATATTTTGTCACGATCCAAGACCGAGACTGGTATTGGAAAGCATTTCTCCCTGAAGGGGAAGATAGAGACCATCCAGCATGTAACCCATTTGGTCCCAAGGGTAAAATCCTGGAAGGAATTAAGTTCCCAAAGAGCCTTGTTGTGGTGGCTGGTTTAGACCTTATTCAGGACTGGCAGTTGGCTTATGTCAAGGGACTTGAGAAGGCTGGCCAAGAAGTGAAACTTCTATATCTGGAGCAGGCAACAATTGGCTTTTACTTGTTGCCTAATAACAGTCACTTCTATACTGTCATGGATGAGATAAGTAACTTTGTGAGTTCTGACTGTTAA